The following are encoded together in the Nocardia sp. XZ_19_385 genome:
- a CDS encoding winged helix DNA-binding domain-containing protein: MTELSLRELNRTLLVRQMLAERVELTPLELVRHLVAVQGQEPNWPYVGLWTRLADFAHADLESLLQDRKLVRSTMIRRTVHLATAEDFSWLRPTVQPWIDAMLKAAYYREEIEGVDLVRLAATGRELLSGKALSRSDFGKLLAEHFPERHVRRLAESVEVMVPLAHSAETGSWGRWRNRYVTVSLADEWIGTPLTPADPRQMIRRYLAAFGPATVADMQAWSGTTKLAEVIDGMRSELTVFTDDQHKVLFDLPDAPLADPDLEVPVRFLPAFDNAVLGHKDRRRIIAEEDRQSIAKEASAGVPMYLVDGFVHGRWALDGATLRITPWHPLPSADEVAVRAEAEALLPFIAPGEESKVVIEG, translated from the coding sequence ATGACCGAACTATCGCTGCGGGAATTGAACCGGACGCTGCTGGTGCGCCAGATGCTGGCCGAGCGGGTCGAGCTCACGCCGCTGGAGCTGGTCCGGCATCTCGTGGCGGTCCAGGGCCAGGAACCGAACTGGCCCTACGTCGGATTGTGGACGCGGCTGGCCGATTTCGCCCACGCCGACCTGGAATCCCTGCTGCAAGACCGGAAACTGGTGCGCTCCACCATGATTCGCCGCACGGTCCACCTGGCCACGGCCGAGGATTTCAGCTGGCTGCGTCCCACCGTGCAGCCCTGGATCGATGCGATGCTGAAAGCGGCCTACTACCGCGAGGAAATCGAAGGCGTCGATCTGGTCCGGCTGGCGGCCACCGGCCGCGAGCTCCTATCCGGTAAGGCGTTGTCCCGCAGCGATTTCGGCAAGCTGCTCGCCGAACACTTCCCGGAGCGGCACGTCCGCAGGCTCGCCGAATCGGTAGAAGTCATGGTCCCGCTGGCGCACAGCGCCGAAACCGGCTCCTGGGGCCGCTGGCGCAACCGCTACGTCACGGTCAGCCTCGCCGACGAATGGATCGGCACGCCGCTGACCCCGGCCGACCCGCGACAAATGATCCGCCGCTACCTGGCCGCCTTCGGCCCGGCCACCGTGGCCGACATGCAAGCCTGGTCCGGCACCACCAAACTGGCCGAGGTCATCGACGGAATGCGGTCGGAACTAACAGTTTTCACCGACGACCAGCACAAGGTGCTCTTCGATCTCCCTGACGCCCCGCTGGCCGACCCCGACCTGGAGGTCCCGGTCCGCTTCCTCCCCGCCTTCGACAACGCGGTCCTCGGCCACAAGGATCGCCGCCGCATCATCGCCGAGGAAGACCGGCAGAGCATCGCGAAGGAAGCCTCGGCCGGTGTTCCCATGTACCTGGTGGACGGCTTCGTGCACGGCCGCTGGGCCCTCGACGGCGCCACCCTGCGCATCACCCCCTGGCATCCGCTGCCCAGCGCCGACGAGGTAGCGGTGCGGGCCGAGGCGGAAGCGCTGCTGCCGTTCATCGCGCCGGGCGAAGAAAGCAAGGTTGTCATCGAGGGGTGA
- a CDS encoding carboxymuconolactone decarboxylase family protein, with the protein MPRLNLPGLAPEVYKGWYDAEMAIRRGPLDATVRELVKIRVSQINGCLFCIDMHTTDARLHGETEQRIYYLNAWRESVKFTDAEKAALAYAEEVTTLGPHGVTDEVWAGVEKHFEEDARAGLVAVTAMINLWNRIGVPLRMEPAAP; encoded by the coding sequence ATGCCTCGCCTGAACCTGCCCGGACTCGCCCCCGAGGTCTATAAAGGCTGGTACGACGCCGAGATGGCGATTCGCCGCGGGCCGCTCGACGCCACCGTCCGGGAACTGGTCAAGATCCGGGTTTCCCAGATCAACGGCTGCCTGTTCTGCATCGACATGCACACCACCGATGCCCGGCTGCACGGCGAAACCGAGCAGCGCATCTACTACCTGAACGCCTGGCGGGAGTCGGTGAAGTTCACCGATGCCGAGAAGGCCGCGCTCGCCTACGCCGAGGAGGTGACCACGCTCGGGCCGCACGGTGTGACCGACGAGGTGTGGGCCGGCGTCGAGAAGCACTTCGAGGAAGACGCCCGCGCGGGTCTGGTCGCGGTGACCGCCATGATCAACCTGTGGAATCGGATCGGGGTGCCGCTGCGGATGGAGCCGGCCGCGCCCTGA